A window of Micrococcus endophyticus contains these coding sequences:
- the glpX gene encoding class II fructose-bisphosphatase — MTSASSEKTGYENHVPDRNLAMELVRVTEAAAIAASPWVGYGDKNKADGAAVDAMRAFMDTVSMAGTVVIGEGEKDEAPMLFNGEEVGDGSGAPVDVAVDPIDGTRLTAMGYNNALSVFAVAERGTMFDPSAVFYMDKLVVGPEAADFVDLRLPVKQNVALVAKALDKPASQVTVCVLDRPRHEGLVKEIREAGARVKFILDGDVAAAIAAARPDTGVDMMMGIGGTPEGIVTACAIKATGGVIQGRLAPTDETEKQRALDAGLDLDAVLSTNDLVTSDHCYFAATGITDGDLLRGVRFVDGRVVTQSIVMRSWSGTVRTVDAEHDVRKWSKWLEDRGTRTGR; from the coding sequence ATGACGAGCGCGTCCTCGGAGAAGACCGGCTACGAGAACCACGTCCCGGACCGCAACCTGGCCATGGAGCTGGTCCGCGTGACCGAGGCGGCGGCCATCGCCGCGAGCCCCTGGGTCGGCTACGGCGACAAGAACAAGGCCGACGGCGCCGCGGTGGACGCGATGCGCGCGTTCATGGACACCGTGAGCATGGCCGGCACCGTGGTGATCGGCGAGGGCGAGAAGGACGAGGCCCCCATGCTGTTCAACGGCGAGGAGGTCGGCGACGGCTCCGGCGCTCCCGTGGACGTGGCCGTGGACCCGATCGACGGCACCCGCCTGACCGCCATGGGCTACAACAACGCCCTGTCCGTCTTCGCGGTGGCCGAGCGCGGCACCATGTTCGACCCCTCCGCCGTGTTCTACATGGACAAGCTCGTGGTGGGCCCGGAGGCCGCGGACTTCGTGGACTTGCGCCTGCCGGTGAAGCAGAACGTCGCGCTCGTGGCCAAGGCGCTGGACAAGCCGGCCTCCCAGGTGACCGTGTGCGTGCTGGACCGCCCCCGTCACGAGGGCCTGGTCAAGGAGATCCGCGAGGCCGGCGCCCGCGTGAAGTTCATCCTCGACGGCGACGTCGCCGCCGCGATCGCCGCCGCCCGCCCGGACACCGGCGTGGACATGATGATGGGCATCGGCGGCACCCCCGAGGGCATCGTCACCGCGTGCGCCATCAAGGCCACCGGCGGCGTGATCCAGGGCCGCCTGGCCCCCACGGACGAAACCGAGAAGCAGAGGGCCCTCGACGCCGGCCTGGACCTGGACGCCGTCCTGTCCACGAACGACCTGGTCACCTCGGACCACTGCTACTTCGCCGCCACCGGCATCACCGACGGCGACCTGCTGCGCGGCGTGCGCTTCGTGGACGGCCGCGTGGTCACCCAGTCGATCGTGATGCGCTCCTGGTCCGGCACCGTCCGCACCGTGGACGCCGAGCACGACGTGCGCAAGTGGTCCAAGTGGCTCGAGGACCGCGGCACCCGCACCGGCCGCTGA
- a CDS encoding DUF4245 domain-containing protein has product MLTVSSTHPTDPTDPNAPAPRPVLTAKQAQRARQPWIGMVLSVVALLALVAVVLILNPEPPQRPREDRVDVAAAAATVPHDDGVLPALAPEVPESWYANFARLQTMDGVSTWDVGWVVTDTVFAGMQQAHDVDPTWVTLRVDSVPATETLEIDGLAWDLHADPRAPEKRLVTEVEDTTVVLTTTGDRAVLEDLARGVAKETR; this is encoded by the coding sequence ATGCTCACCGTGAGCTCCACCCATCCCACGGATCCGACCGATCCGAACGCCCCCGCCCCCCGCCCCGTCCTGACCGCCAAGCAGGCGCAGCGGGCCCGGCAGCCGTGGATCGGGATGGTGCTCTCTGTCGTCGCGCTCCTGGCCCTGGTGGCCGTGGTGCTGATCCTCAACCCGGAGCCGCCGCAGCGGCCCCGCGAGGACCGCGTGGACGTGGCGGCCGCCGCCGCCACCGTGCCCCACGACGACGGCGTCCTCCCGGCCCTCGCCCCCGAGGTCCCGGAGTCCTGGTACGCGAACTTCGCCCGCCTGCAGACCATGGACGGCGTCTCCACGTGGGACGTAGGCTGGGTGGTCACGGACACCGTGTTCGCCGGCATGCAGCAGGCCCACGACGTGGACCCCACCTGGGTGACCCTGCGCGTGGACAGCGTCCCCGCCACGGAGACGCTCGAGATCGACGGGCTCGCGTGGGACCTCCACGCGGACCCCCGCGCCCCGGAGAAGCGCCTCGTGACGGAGGTGGAGGACACCACCGTGGTGCTCACCACCACCGGCGACCGCGCCGTCCTCGAGGACCTGGCCCGCGGCGTCGCGAAGGAGACCCGATGA
- a CDS encoding carbonic anhydrase — translation MSTENTATAAAAAHDDGAAGSRPTPQEAWETLAEGNRRFVAGDPGHPNQNAERRSTLTSGQEPIAVIFGCSDSRLAAEIIFDVGLGDVFVIRTAGQVIDDAVLGSLEYSVDVLKIPLIVVLGHDSCGAVTATVESYISGDMPPGFIRSLVERITPSVLAGRRRGLEEIDDFVAEHVDQTCDRLVETSQAVRDAVEAGRTAVVGLTYSLAGGTAQPGRVLGALQV, via the coding sequence ATGAGCACCGAGAACACCGCCACCGCCGCTGCCGCGGCCCACGACGACGGCGCCGCCGGCTCCCGGCCCACGCCCCAGGAGGCGTGGGAGACGCTGGCCGAGGGCAACCGGCGCTTCGTGGCCGGCGACCCCGGCCACCCCAACCAGAACGCGGAGCGCCGCAGCACGCTGACGTCCGGCCAGGAGCCGATCGCCGTCATCTTCGGCTGCTCCGACTCCCGCCTGGCCGCGGAGATCATCTTCGACGTCGGCCTGGGTGACGTGTTCGTCATCCGCACGGCCGGCCAGGTGATCGACGACGCCGTTCTCGGCTCCCTCGAGTACTCCGTGGACGTCCTCAAGATCCCGCTGATCGTGGTGCTCGGCCACGACTCCTGCGGCGCCGTCACCGCCACCGTGGAGTCCTACATCTCCGGGGACATGCCCCCGGGCTTCATCCGCTCGCTCGTGGAGCGCATCACCCCCTCCGTGCTGGCCGGGCGCCGCCGCGGCCTGGAGGAGATCGACGACTTCGTGGCCGAGCACGTGGACCAGACCTGCGACCGCCTCGTGGAGACGAGCCAGGCCGTGCGCGACGCCGTCGAGGCGGGCCGGACGGCCGTCGTCGGGCTGACCTACTCGCTGGCCGGCGGCACCGCCCAGCCCGGCCGCGTGCTGGGCGCGCTGCAGGTGTGA
- a CDS encoding class II fumarate hydratase, whose product MTAQNPEQQFRIEHDTMGEVKVPIDALYRAQTQRAVENFPISGKGLEPAHIHALAQVKKAAAKANAELGVISQERADAIVAAADQVIAGEHDDQYPIDVFQTGSGTSSNMNTNEVLATLATRALKDAGSEDEVHPNDHVNASQSSNDVFPTSVHVAVTGALINELIPALDHLAVSLEKKEEAFANIVKSGRTHLMDATPVTLGQEFGGYAAQVRYGIERVESSLPRVAEVPLGGTAVGTGINTPKGFSARVIELLAEETGLPLTEARNHFEAQANRDGLVEASGQLRNVAYSIMKINNDLRWMGSGPNTGLGEIFIPDLQPGSSIMPGKVNPVICEAAIMVCAQVIGNDTTVSLSSTNGAFELNVGIPVMAANLLESIRLLANTSRVMADKMIDGIEANEERCAFLAGASPSIVTPLNKVIGYEAAAKIAKHAVANKMTVREAVVDLGYVERGEITEEQLDTALDTMSMTHPE is encoded by the coding sequence ATGACCGCACAGAACCCCGAGCAGCAGTTCCGCATCGAGCACGACACCATGGGCGAGGTGAAGGTGCCGATCGACGCCCTCTACCGTGCCCAGACCCAGCGCGCCGTGGAGAACTTCCCGATCTCCGGCAAGGGCCTCGAGCCGGCGCACATCCACGCCCTCGCCCAGGTCAAGAAGGCCGCCGCCAAGGCCAACGCCGAGCTCGGCGTCATCTCCCAGGAGCGCGCGGACGCCATCGTGGCCGCCGCGGACCAGGTCATCGCCGGCGAGCACGACGACCAGTACCCGATCGACGTCTTCCAGACCGGCTCGGGCACCTCCTCCAACATGAACACCAACGAGGTGCTCGCCACCCTCGCCACCCGCGCCCTCAAGGACGCCGGCTCCGAGGACGAGGTCCACCCCAACGACCACGTCAACGCCTCACAGTCCTCCAACGACGTGTTCCCCACCTCCGTGCACGTGGCCGTCACCGGCGCCCTGATCAACGAGCTGATCCCCGCCCTGGACCACCTGGCCGTCTCCCTCGAGAAGAAGGAGGAGGCCTTCGCGAACATCGTGAAGTCCGGCCGCACCCACCTCATGGACGCCACCCCGGTGACCCTGGGCCAGGAGTTCGGCGGCTACGCCGCACAGGTCCGCTACGGCATCGAGCGCGTCGAGTCCTCCCTGCCGCGCGTCGCAGAGGTCCCGCTCGGCGGCACCGCCGTGGGCACCGGCATCAACACCCCCAAGGGCTTCTCCGCCCGCGTGATCGAGCTGCTCGCCGAGGAGACCGGCCTGCCGCTGACCGAGGCCCGCAACCACTTCGAGGCGCAGGCCAACCGCGACGGCCTCGTGGAGGCCTCCGGCCAGCTGCGCAACGTGGCCTACTCGATCATGAAGATCAACAACGACCTGCGCTGGATGGGCTCCGGCCCGAACACCGGCCTCGGCGAGATCTTCATCCCGGACCTGCAGCCGGGCTCCTCGATCATGCCGGGCAAGGTCAACCCCGTGATCTGCGAGGCCGCGATCATGGTGTGCGCCCAGGTGATCGGCAACGACACCACCGTGTCCCTGTCCTCCACCAACGGCGCCTTCGAACTGAACGTGGGCATCCCGGTGATGGCCGCCAACCTGCTCGAGTCCATCCGCCTGCTCGCCAACACCTCCCGCGTGATGGCGGACAAGATGATCGACGGCATCGAGGCCAACGAGGAGCGCTGCGCGTTCCTGGCCGGCGCCTCCCCGTCCATCGTGACCCCGCTGAACAAGGTGATCGGCTACGAGGCCGCGGCGAAGATCGCCAAGCACGCCGTGGCCAACAAGATGACCGTGCGCGAGGCCGTGGTGGACCTCGGCTACGTCGAGCGCGGCGAGATCACCGAGGAGCAGCTGGACACCGCCCTGGACACCATGTCCATGACGCACCCGGAGTGA
- a CDS encoding prepilin peptidase — protein sequence MDGVGWAWAQGLPATAVLWSAGLAWFAVCAAVLVRVDLREHRLPNRWTLRLALGGLAAMAGGAALAGRADLVLSSVLGGLGYAAAMLVLHVLSRGSLGMGDVKLAAGLGAYTGVLGGSAVVAAGLGAILLGGAVAAVLVAARRASRSTALPFGPPMILAAAAVLAFAPAGG from the coding sequence ATGGACGGGGTGGGATGGGCCTGGGCGCAGGGGCTGCCGGCGACGGCGGTGCTCTGGTCCGCGGGGCTGGCGTGGTTCGCGGTGTGCGCGGCGGTGCTCGTGCGCGTCGACCTGCGCGAGCACCGGCTGCCCAACCGGTGGACGCTGCGGCTGGCCCTCGGCGGGCTGGCCGCGATGGCCGGGGGCGCCGCGCTCGCGGGCCGGGCCGACCTCGTGCTCTCGAGCGTGCTCGGCGGGCTCGGCTACGCCGCGGCGATGCTCGTGCTGCACGTGCTCAGCCGGGGCAGCCTCGGCATGGGGGACGTGAAGCTGGCCGCCGGCCTCGGGGCGTACACGGGGGTGCTGGGAGGCTCGGCCGTCGTGGCCGCGGGACTCGGTGCGATCCTGCTCGGGGGAGCAGTGGCCGCCGTCCTCGTGGCGGCGCGGCGGGCGAGCCGCTCCACGGCCCTGCCCTTCGGCCCGCCCATGATCCTTGCGGCGGCGGCCGTCCTGGCGTTCGCCCCCGCGGGCGGCTGA
- a CDS encoding PhoH family protein, producing the protein MVAERVEHGRALTGTTEARPDAAGAAGHAAAARTGAADAVVAPDARETGLRTYVVDTSVLLSDPRALLRFAEHEVILPLVVVSELEAKRADPDLGYFARTALRLLDDLRGRHGALDRAVPISPEGGTLRVELNHVSTDVLPLGIRGTDNDSRILAVAKAFADEGRDVTVVSKDLPMRVKAAAMGLSADEYRHELVRDSGWRGTVTLTVEQELLDALYDDGEASLAGVPVDGTDGVGAGVEAEADGTGAGGSGVDRTGAEGPGAAVLPVNTGLVLLAPRGSALARVAEGGRALLVRGDQDVFGLHGRSAEQRLAIDLLTDPAVGIVSLGGRAGTGKSALALCAGLDAVMERREHRKVVVFRPLYAVGGQELGYLPGSEGEKMGPWAQAVFDTLGALVSPSVIDEVVDRGMLEVLPLTHIRGRSLHDAWVIVDEAQSLERNVLLTVLSRMGRNSKVVLTHDVAQRDNLRVGRHDGIAAVVERLKGHPLFGHVTLTRSERSPIAALVTEMLEDGRG; encoded by the coding sequence CGGGCTGCGCACCTACGTGGTGGACACCTCCGTGCTGCTCTCCGACCCGCGCGCCTTGCTGCGCTTCGCCGAGCACGAGGTGATCCTGCCGCTCGTGGTGGTCTCCGAGCTGGAGGCCAAGCGGGCCGACCCGGACCTGGGCTACTTCGCCCGGACCGCGCTGCGGCTGCTCGACGACCTGCGCGGCCGGCACGGCGCCCTCGACCGGGCGGTGCCGATCAGCCCCGAGGGCGGCACCCTGCGGGTCGAGCTCAACCACGTGTCCACGGACGTCCTGCCGCTGGGCATCCGCGGCACGGACAACGACTCCCGCATCCTCGCCGTCGCGAAGGCGTTCGCGGACGAGGGCCGGGACGTGACCGTGGTGTCCAAGGACCTGCCCATGCGCGTGAAGGCGGCCGCCATGGGGCTGAGCGCGGACGAGTACCGGCACGAGCTGGTGCGGGACTCCGGGTGGCGGGGCACCGTGACCCTCACCGTGGAGCAGGAGCTGCTGGACGCCCTCTACGACGACGGCGAGGCGTCCCTGGCCGGCGTGCCGGTGGACGGGACGGACGGCGTGGGTGCGGGTGTGGAGGCGGAGGCGGACGGGACCGGGGCAGGAGGATCCGGGGTCGATAGGACCGGTGCCGAAGGGCCCGGGGCCGCGGTCCTGCCGGTGAACACGGGGCTGGTGCTCCTCGCCCCGCGCGGCTCCGCCCTGGCCCGCGTGGCCGAGGGCGGGCGGGCGCTGCTGGTGCGCGGGGACCAGGACGTGTTCGGCCTGCACGGGCGCTCCGCGGAGCAGCGGCTGGCGATCGACCTGCTCACGGACCCGGCCGTGGGCATCGTGTCCCTCGGCGGCCGCGCGGGCACGGGCAAGTCCGCCCTCGCGCTGTGCGCCGGCCTGGACGCCGTGATGGAGCGCCGCGAGCACCGCAAGGTGGTCGTGTTCCGGCCGCTGTACGCCGTAGGGGGCCAGGAGCTGGGCTATCTGCCGGGCTCCGAGGGCGAGAAGATGGGGCCGTGGGCGCAGGCGGTGTTCGACACGCTCGGCGCGCTCGTCTCCCCGTCCGTGATCGACGAGGTGGTGGACCGCGGCATGCTCGAGGTCCTGCCGCTGACCCACATCCGAGGGCGCTCCCTGCACGACGCCTGGGTGATCGTGGACGAGGCGCAGTCCCTCGAGCGGAACGTGCTGCTCACCGTGCTCAGCCGCATGGGGCGCAACTCGAAGGTGGTGCTCACCCATGACGTCGCCCAGCGGGACAACCTGCGCGTGGGCCGGCACGACGGGATCGCGGCCGTGGTGGAGCGGCTCAAGGGGCACCCGCTGTTCGGGCACGTGACGCTGACCCGGTCGGAGCGCTCGCCGATCGCCGCGCTCGTGACGGAGATGCTGGAGGACGGCCGCGGCTGA